A DNA window from Thermococcus sp. 4557 contains the following coding sequences:
- a CDS encoding TIGR00288 family NYN domain-containing protein, with amino-acid sequence MKETLFKVLRRGEKEVEAEPPKHVRGKSIGLIIDGPNILRKEFGIKLEDIVEALERIGKIRVAKVVLNQYAPQGLIEAVVNQGLEPIIVAGDTDVRIAIEAMELIYNSDVEVIALATRDADFLPLINEAKRKGKETIAIGVEPGFSVALQNAADYVIRMEGKGEERANNF; translated from the coding sequence ATGAAGGAGACCCTCTTCAAGGTGCTCCGCAGGGGCGAAAAGGAGGTCGAGGCCGAGCCCCCCAAGCACGTGAGGGGCAAGAGCATCGGCCTGATAATCGACGGTCCGAATATTCTCCGCAAGGAGTTCGGGATAAAGCTTGAGGACATAGTCGAGGCGCTTGAGAGGATCGGCAAGATACGCGTTGCCAAGGTTGTCCTCAACCAGTACGCTCCCCAGGGACTCATCGAAGCCGTTGTCAATCAGGGACTCGAGCCGATAATCGTCGCCGGCGACACGGACGTCAGGATAGCTATAGAGGCGATGGAGCTCATCTACAACTCGGACGTCGAGGTCATCGCCCTGGCCACCCGCGATGCAGACTTTCTCCCCCTCATCAACGAGGCCAAACGTAAGGGCAAGGAGACCATAGCCATAGGCGTTGAACCCGGCTTTTCCGTGGCCCTTCAGAACGCGGCCGACTACGTGATAAGAATGGAGGGAAAGGGGGAGGAACGGGCAAATAACTTTTAA
- a CDS encoding calcium/sodium antiporter produces the protein MIVEIILFAVGLVLLIKGSDYFVEAASRVAKGFGVSEFIIALVLASIATTLPEVTVSAISSYQGNPDIALGNAIGSALANIALILGVSALIMPLSVERTAWKNALFMVAVTAYAGLLMHDGTISRLDGASLILIYFGFLYYLYRKHMTLEELPEGGTRDPRRDALIMLGSGLVVVIGAKLVVDSAVTIARAFGVPEIVIGLTMVSIGTSLPELTNSLMATLKRLPNISVGNIIGANILDVLMVIGIASLINPIKVDATVYTFTLPLTLLVMGLLTAVLRLTGRIDRVTAGVFLAVYAYFLYAYTTGAVRL, from the coding sequence GTGATAGTTGAAATAATCCTCTTCGCCGTTGGTCTGGTTCTTCTCATCAAGGGGAGCGATTACTTTGTGGAGGCGGCCTCCCGCGTCGCCAAGGGGTTCGGCGTCAGTGAGTTCATAATCGCACTCGTCCTCGCGAGCATCGCCACCACCCTGCCGGAGGTAACGGTCTCAGCCATATCCTCCTATCAGGGAAACCCGGACATCGCCCTGGGAAACGCGATAGGGAGCGCCCTCGCCAACATAGCCCTCATCCTCGGAGTCTCGGCCCTGATAATGCCCCTCAGCGTTGAGAGGACAGCCTGGAAAAACGCCCTCTTCATGGTAGCCGTCACCGCCTACGCGGGCCTGCTCATGCACGACGGAACCATAAGCCGGCTCGACGGTGCCAGCCTCATACTCATCTACTTCGGCTTCCTCTACTACCTCTACCGGAAGCACATGACGCTCGAGGAACTTCCCGAGGGCGGAACCCGCGACCCCCGCAGGGATGCCCTGATAATGCTCGGGAGCGGTCTGGTCGTGGTCATCGGCGCCAAACTGGTCGTGGACAGCGCCGTAACGATAGCTAGGGCTTTCGGTGTCCCTGAAATCGTAATCGGTCTGACGATGGTGTCCATAGGAACCTCCCTGCCGGAGCTCACGAACTCCCTCATGGCCACCCTCAAGAGGCTGCCCAACATAAGCGTCGGCAACATAATCGGCGCCAACATACTCGACGTGCTCATGGTCATAGGAATAGCGTCCCTGATAAACCCCATAAAGGTGGATGCGACGGTTTACACCTTCACCCTGCCGCTGACCCTCCTCGTCATGGGGCTCCTAACCGCCGTCCTGCGGCTCACGGGGAGGATAGACAGGGTTACCGCGGGTGTTTTCCTGGCGGTGTACGCATACTTCCTGTACGCCTACACAACAGGTGCCGTGAGGCTCTAA
- a CDS encoding thiamine ABC transporter substrate binding subunit — MRKLGAFLAVLLLLGLMVPKPVAAEETLTVYSYDSIEWWMKEIVPIFEQKYGVKVNLVLIGDAGEVLNRLILEKDNPQADVVVGIDNSYLAKAIDAGVLEPYKPANADVIPDWIIEKFDPTYHLTPYDYGFIAINYRKDMVQNPPTSLEDLTKPEWKGKLIIEDPRTSSPGMAFLLWTVAVYGDNWLNYWEKLKENDVQIVKGWSEAWGAFSEGEYPLVLSYATSPAATVYYDNNTNVGAVAFREGNYLQIEGAGIVKGARNKELAKKFIEFLISAEAQEKLPLNQWMYPVNGDVELPEVFQYAVKVDKPVAIDSREIETNYETWLTQWTQLMVEGKSPEEILGKTTTETGGENDNTGICGPALMVGLAVLPLLLRRRR; from the coding sequence ATGAGGAAACTTGGCGCGTTCCTCGCCGTGCTACTGCTTCTGGGACTCATGGTCCCAAAACCGGTCGCGGCTGAAGAAACGCTGACGGTTTACTCCTACGACAGCATCGAATGGTGGATGAAGGAGATAGTTCCGATTTTCGAGCAGAAATACGGTGTCAAGGTGAACCTCGTCCTCATCGGTGACGCCGGCGAGGTTCTAAACCGGCTCATCCTTGAGAAGGACAATCCCCAGGCTGACGTCGTCGTGGGCATAGACAACAGCTACCTGGCGAAGGCCATAGACGCGGGTGTTTTGGAACCGTACAAGCCGGCCAACGCCGACGTGATTCCGGACTGGATCATTGAGAAGTTCGACCCGACCTACCACCTCACGCCCTACGACTACGGCTTCATAGCAATCAACTACCGCAAGGACATGGTTCAGAACCCGCCGACCAGCCTCGAAGACCTCACCAAGCCGGAGTGGAAGGGCAAGCTGATAATCGAAGACCCGCGCACGAGTTCTCCGGGAATGGCCTTCCTCCTCTGGACAGTGGCCGTTTACGGCGACAACTGGCTGAACTACTGGGAGAAGCTGAAGGAGAACGACGTTCAGATAGTCAAGGGCTGGAGCGAGGCGTGGGGTGCGTTCAGCGAGGGCGAGTACCCGCTCGTCCTCAGCTACGCCACCTCCCCAGCCGCAACCGTCTACTACGACAACAACACCAACGTCGGAGCCGTCGCCTTCAGGGAGGGCAACTACCTCCAGATAGAGGGCGCTGGAATAGTCAAGGGCGCCAGGAACAAGGAGCTGGCGAAGAAGTTCATCGAGTTCCTCATCAGTGCCGAGGCCCAGGAGAAGCTCCCCCTCAACCAGTGGATGTACCCCGTTAACGGGGACGTTGAACTCCCGGAGGTCTTCCAGTACGCGGTCAAGGTGGACAAGCCCGTCGCAATAGACTCCAGGGAGATAGAGACCAACTACGAGACCTGGCTCACGCAGTGGACCCAGCTCATGGTCGAGGGGAAGAGCCCGGAGGAGATACTCGGGAAGACGACCACCGAAACCGGCGGAGAAAATGACAACACCGGCATATGCGGGCCGGCCCTGATGGTTGGCCTCGCCGTGCTCCCGCTCCTCCTCAGGAGGAGGCGGTGA